DNA sequence from the Methanofollis formosanus genome:
TGGTGAAGGAGACCCCGCGCAATGCATGGACCGCGACTTTCCCCATCATGTAGGTTCTGGCAAGGTCGGTGACGACGATCATCTCCTACCCCCGGATCGCATCCAGGATCTCCTCCCTGGTGGTCAGCCATGCCGGGACATACCCGGCGACGAGCGAGACGGCAAAGAGCCCGAGGATACTCCGGGCGATGATCCAGGCACCGACCACCGGCCGCACCTCGCCGCCCGGAAAGACCAGGGGGTTGGCGGTGAGGTACAGGAAGAGGGCGGCGGTGAGGGCACACCCGACCGCCGTACCCAGGAGAGCGATGAAGGCGACCTGGGCGACGTACGAGGTGATGATCACCTGCCGCTCGATCCCGATCGCCTTGAGGATCCCGATCTGCTTGCGCTTGTTGACGGTGTTGATGAAGATGATGATGAAGATGACGACGATGGCGATGATCAGGGAGACCAGGGTCGAGATGGCGTTGATGATGTCGAAACTCCCGATGGCGTCCTTCACAAACCCCTGCGCCTTCTCCCTGAAGGTCTTGACCTCCTCCTGGACGCCGTAACTCAGGAGGGTGACCTTCATCTCGGCCTCGGTACCGGGCTCGGTCAGCCTGACCAGCACCTGGGAGGCCTGGTCCGAGAGGCCGTAGACCTCCTCGATCTCCTGCGTCGTGACATAGGCCTGGGCGTCCACCCCGACTGCCTGGGTCTCGATGATCCCCTTCACCCGCAGGTCCCTGGTCACCCCGTTCCCGAAGGTGACCGTGACCGTGTCGCCGACCTGCACCCCGCCCAGCGAGTCGATCTTGTCCTTGGTCTCGTCCTCGTTGCCTGCAAGGAGGGTGCCGAGGAGGACCTGGTCCTTGTCGCCGTCGGAGAGGAACTCACCGTCCACGACCCTGGAGGCGATCTGCGTCACCTCCCGTTCTTCGCTCGGCCGAAACCCGACGACCGAGGTGGCGAGCGAGGTGCCCCTGTACGCGATGGTCGCCCCGACCAGGATCCGCGGCGAGGTGCCGGCGACGCCCGGCACCCGGTCGACCCGGTGCGTGAGGCAGGATACCTCGTCGATGTAGAGGTCGTCCTCCCGCGGCTCGATGACCAGATCGCCGTAGGTGTAGTCGACCGACTGGCGATCGAAGATATCGATGACCCCGAGAATGATGGAGGGGAGGAAGACCAGGTTGACAAAGACGAGGGCGATGATCGCCACGGTCAGGAAGAAGGTCCACCGGTTCCCGCGCTGCACCGCCCGCATCGCCAGGAAGAGCGAGACCGAGAGACTCATCGTCTTCACTCCTCCTCACGCGTGCGCCGTCTCATCCAGAGAAAGACTCCGACCGCCGCCACGACGAGGACGACGACGGCGACGAAAAGTCCTGACCGGTCGGTGGCCTCGACGGTAAGACTGAGGTTCTCTTCGGCGAGATGCTCTCCCCGGTCGTCCTGGTAGGTAATGGTCAACCGGTAGGGCCGGTCGCCGGCCTCGCCGGCCCTGAGAAGGAAGACCGCCGGAGCGTCGTTGTCGGGCTCGATCGTCCCGACGAAGGCCTCTTTGTTCCCCTCATAGGGGAGATCGACCGTCGCCCGCACCGAGTTGGCGTCGTCGGTGCCGGTGTTCTCGATCCTGATGATGAGGGTGAAGGGGTCGCCGGCGGCAAGGCGGGGCGGGTCGGTGGAGAGGGAGGCGATCCCCATCTCGGCCCGCCCCTTCACCTGCACCCCGACGCTCTCGTTCATCTTCGTCTCCGTGGTGTCGGGGGCGCGGTAGGTGACGGCGAGCGGGACCTGCTGGATGCCGGTCGGGGTCTTCCGGTCGGTCGAGAAGGAGAGGTTGAGCCCGATTTTCTCGTCGGGTTCGAGCGACTCGAAGTAATAGTTTTCAGGAGTGAGGGAGACGAGAGAGTCGTTGGGCGAGACCCGGACCGAGAGGTCGCGGGCCCTGGCCCCGCCGACATTCGTGAGGACAAGACCGAGGGAGAAGGACTCCCCGGGAACCACCTCGTCGGGAACGGTCCTGGCCACCGTGATCGCCGGTCTCTTGATGACGGCATAGGCCGAGTTCACATTCACGGGAACCGGGAACTTCACGCTCCGCGCCCCCTGGACCCGCACCCAGGCCTCGGGAAAATAGATCCCCTCCTCGGCCGGGGCCCTGACCAGGAAGGTGAGAGTGACCGACTGACCGGGACCGACCTCGCCGACCTGGCCGTAGGCCCCGTTCAACACCTGAAGCCCCTCGCCCTTGAGGGTGACGCTCTCGACATAGGCGTTGATGGCCGTGCTCGTCGTCTCGGTCCTGGTCTCGGTCCCCGGACCGGCCGAAGAGTCCGAACTGGTCCTGACCGCCTCTTTTGCGGTGTTGGTCAGGGTGACGGTGATCGTCCCCTCGTCGCCGGGCATCAGCACCCGGGGAGTGAGCGTGGCATTCGTGACGATCACCGTCGGTTCGTCGGCGGCCGCATGGAAGACCAGGCAGAGGACGGCAAGTATGATCAGCAGCGGTATGCGGTGATCCGTGGAACTCCCCCCACACCGGGATCGGGAGGACGACATATTATGGTTTTGTTGGTTCTGTAGAATCGGGCATGAACCCCGGGTTCAAGCATACGGGATGAAAATTGCTTTGATCAGCGTTTCGAGATTTTGAGGGATCCCTTTTCTCATGACCGGGAGAGATCATTCTTTCGCCGCCCCTCGGCTATCTTCGTCGTGGGGGGTCCGGGGGGTGCAAACCCCCCGGCAGGAGAGAGCAAGGAACCATTCTTTATGCTTTCTGTGGGCGGCACCTCTGATCGGTCTGCCTTCCTTCGTCACTCACGTCGGGGGCACTGCCCCCTGATCTCACGCCGACCTTGATCTTCGCACTCTTCGATCTCGCCTCTTCCCCTGTCCTTGCCGTGGGGAAGAGAGGACAACCCATATCACATCTCACCGCGAAACCCGGAACGATGATTGGCGCTCCGCCTGACGGAACCGGGATCGTCCTCGACACCCAGGCATATCTCGGATGGGCCGGACCGTTCTGGACAGCGGTCTCCTTCACCGGGGCGGCGGCGTTCTTTCTCCTCCTTCTCCCCCTCATCTACTGGTGTGTCAGCCCTCGCCTGGGGCTGCGGCTCGGTCTCCTGCTTGCGATCTCGGTGGGGATCAACACGAGCGCGAAACTCCTCCTCGCCACCCCGCGTCCGTACTGGGTGAGCACCGCGGTGCACCCCCTTGCTGCCCATCCTTCCTTCTCGATGCCCTCCGGGCATGCCCAGAACGCCGTCCCCTTCTGGGGGCTCCTCGCTGCCTGGACCGGGTGGAAGCGGTGGGCGGTGGCCGGGGCGACGGCGCTCGTCCTCCTCACCGGGCTCTCAAGGATCGTCCTCGGCGTCCATTATCCCGGAGATGTCCTGGCCGGCTGGGCGGTAGGGGCCGTGCTCCTCGTCGGGTTCCTCATGCTGGAGAGGCCGGTCTCGGCATGGACGACGGGCGCCCCCTGGCCCGCGAAGATCGCGGCCCTCCTCATCGGGGCGGCCGCCCTGGTGGTCCCTGCGGCGGTGGCCGTCCTCTGCCTCCGGGAACCCCTCCCGGCGGCGTGGATCGATACGGCGACGGCGACCTCGGGTCTTCCGGCGGCGCTCGCCATCGATCCCTACTCGATGACCCCGGCCCTCTTTGCCGCCGGCACGCTCTTCGGGATCGGGAGCGGAGCGATCTGGACCGGGACCGACTTTGGGGTGGGCGGGAGGCTCAGGGTGCGGGCCGCCCGCTATCTCCTCGGGATGGCCCTTGCCGCCCTCATCTGGGCGGCCCTCACCCTCCCCCTCCCCTTCGGATGGGTGGGCGGTGTGTCGGCCTGGCTCCTCGACCTCCTGCGCCCGGCGGCCCTCGGGTTCTGGATGGCCGGAGGTGCCCCGCGGCTCTTTGCCGGGTTCGGGCTCCTCGGCACGGAAGAGGACAGGGGGCGGAGATGAGGAGAACAAAATACTATCCAGAATCTTCCCCTGACGGTGCCATGTCCTCTCTTCTCTTCCCGGACCTCACGGAAAAAGAAACTCCAGGACACTCTCCGGGAATTATCTCACAAGAAGCGTTCAGATCTATCGGATCTCTCCTCCGCACCGGATGAGAACTTAAATTTCACCAGGCACAATAGATCCAGATATATAGAAATTATTTAATTTTGTAGCGCCATCCCAGGGGTATGTTCAGGATCCATGGGGTCGGCCCGACGACCCCTCTCACTCAGCGCGGCACCCGCCTCATCTGCTGGTGGATGCTCATTTTTCTTGCCCTCGTCCCGGCAGGAGCGGTCGGGCTGCAGGTCGGCGTGGAGGGGGATCTGCCCGGCGAAGTCGCCGAAGGGGAAGAAGTAAACTTCACGCTCACCCTCGCCGGCCTCCCGCCTGCGGCCGACGACCTGGTCCTCGAGACCGATCTCGTCCCTGAGGACGGCACGCCGCTCTTCTCGGTTGAAGGAACAGAGACCGTCTCCAACAGCACCCCCTTCATCGTCCCCCTCCCCGCGGGGAACGGGCCGCTGAAGATCGCCGTCACCGGCCAGGCCCCCAGGGCCGCGGATGTGCGGCAGTGCGGGGCGGTCACCCTCACCACCTATGACCCCAGGCTGAGCGGCTATGCCTACTACCGGGTAAGGTTCACCGACGACGAAGGCAACCGCCTGGCCGAGAGCGACACACGAGTCTTTGCTCTGAAGGTCGAGGCCATCGAGGAGTTCAACGAGAAACTGGGAGGGATCTCGGACCCCTTCATGGACGCCTACCTCCAAGACCTCTTCGACAAAGGGCTTGTCGGGGAGGCGAACGCCCTTGCCGATCACGAACTCGCGAAAGAATCGACGGTCCCGACCCTCTGGGCGGTCGCGGGCATCGTCCTCGCCGCAGTCCTGGCCCTGGTCATCGGGATCAGGATCGGCGGACGAGAATATGAGGTGAGCGAAGAATGAAGCGTGAGAGAGAGACGGGGACCGCCCTCCAGCTCCCGATCGACCTGACCCTCTGCGGTCTTGGCGGGTGCGGGAAAAAACTGGTCGGCGAGATCTGCAGACAGGAATGGTTCCTGGACTATTACTCCAGGACAGGCCGGCACCTGAGCATCTATACGATGGACACCGACGCCAACGAGCGGTTCCAGGACGAAGCCATGCGGGAGAGGGTGCTTGGGATCGTCGACTCGCTGGGCGGCCGGGGCAACATCGAGTACGACACCCTGTACCTCCCGAACCTCGCAAACATCAGCCAGGTCTCCGACCTCGCCGGCCTGGACATCGCCGAGAAGATCAAAGGGAGCAAGTCCGAACCCGGCACCGCGGTCTGGTGGCTGAACGATCCTTCGGAAGACGGCCTGCACTTCGACGAACTCAGGACCATCGACCCCTTCGTCACCGACGACTTCGGCGGCGGGGTGCACCGGCGGCGGGCGATCTCCAAGGCGATCCTGTATAAGGTGATCAACGAGGGACAGGCGGGCGGGTTTCCCATGTTCTCGACGATGGGCACGACAGTGCTTGTCGTCGGACTCGGCGGGGGAACCGGTTCGGGGATGTTCATCGACCTCGCCCGGTATATCAGGGGACAACGGGGCGAGACCGCCCAGATATGGCTGTATATCGTCCTCCCGACCACCATGGAAGGCGAGAAGGAACAGCTCAACGCCGCCGTCGCCCTGACCGAACTGGAATATCTCAACCAGAACGAACGCCTCTTCAACTACATCGTCCTCACGCCACTCGGCCCGACCGGCTACAAGAAGGGCGAGGAGGCACGGGAGGAGGTGCACGAGTTCGACGCCGTCTTCCCGTACATCTTCACCAACTTCCTCCACCTCGAGAAGGGCGACATCAACATCGGAGACGCCAAGAAGCCGTACGCCTCGTTCATCATCGCCGACGCCCATGTCATCTCCTATCCGGTCGAGGAGTTGCGGCGCTTCAAGGAGGAGTACGAGGTGGTCGTCGAAGAACTGGAGGAGATCACCGCCAGCAGGAAACACCTCAACCAGGCGGTCGGCGACCTCCTGGACGAGGCCGGCCTGACCGCGGTGCTCCCGCCGACCAGAAGCGACTTCGACTATATCAAAAAGGAGTTCGGGACCATCGAGAAGGTCTGGAGGAACGAGATCGGCAGGTTGCTCGACTACCAGACCGGCAGCGCCGTCGAGTTCTTCATCGAGAACAATGTGCCGCCTGAACTCCGTCCCGACATGGTCAGGACCTACGACGACCTCGTCGCCTTTCTCGCCAGGGTCAGGACCTTCGCCCAGGCGGTGAAAGAGGACGAACTCAAGGACGACCTCGACCGAAAAATCTTCCGGAGTCTCCCTGAGTCGTTCCATGCCCTTGAGACCACGGCCAGACTTTTCAGGCGGGTCGCCGCCATCGACGACGAGGCGATGCACGCCGCCCTGATGGAGACCCTGAAAGGGCGCGAGGAGATGGCGCCGTTCGTGAGGGAGGTGGACGGCAGACGAAAAGATGTCCTGGACGAGGCCCATCTCCTCGAAACGGCCCTGGCGGAGAAGAAGGGCGACCTCGACCGGATGGAGGCGCGGAGAGAGGAGATCGACCGTACCGTCGAGCACACCCTCTCTGACGTCGACATCATGCTCGACCAGTTCGTCACCCTGAAAGAGAAGATCAGGGTGATCGAGGGGCCGGAGAAGGGGTTGCAGGAGTCGATCAACAGGAGCGTCGAGGCCCTCCAGAAGAAGAAGGTCAGGGCCGTGGACAAAGAGGGATGGCTCAGGGCCGCGGGGGTCGCCGAGGTCCAGCGGGAGATCGCGGCGTTGTCCCATGAGAGCGGCGAACGGCTCGACGACCTGGCCGACCTCGTCGAGGCGATCGCCCTCTACCACTATTACGCGATGCGGGTGGCACAGATCGACGCCGGCGGCATCGGCACCAGAATCGTCGGGTTCATCAACAAAAAACCGGCACGAGAACGGAAAAAATTCGAGGCGCTGAGACGAGAGAAGGAGGAGTTCATCAAGGCGAATGCGAAATACTGGAACCTCGAGATCGATCCTTCCTTTGAACTCAGGTTCCCTCATGACTTCATCGTCGCCGGTCTGCAGCGGCGGGCCGAGGAACTGCGGAGAAAGATCACCGAGACCCTCTTCGCCCAACTCCCGCTCGACGACCCGGAGGGGGTTGCGGCCCTCTTCGAGGCCGGCGAGCGCGGGACGATCAGGGCGGCCCTCAGGGACCGCCTCACCGCAGCGGCCCTCAGACAGGAGGGGTTCACCGAGCGGTACGCCGCATACGAAGCGGAGTACTCGGAACTCAGCAGACAGACCCGGGAGAAGCAGGAGATGGTCCGCGCCCTCGAGGAGACCGAAGAGGTGGCCGACCGCACCTTCCCGCATAGGCGGGAGATCAACCGGCATTACCGGACCTTCTCGGATACCATCGTCAGGATCAACGAGGAGAAGGCCTACGGGAAACACACCCGGAAAGGTCTCTATATGACAAACTTCGGGGACATCAACCCCAGGATCCTCTCGCTCATCCATGAAGACTCCTCATTGTGGGACCTGGACTGGGAAGACAACGGCCGCAAAGAACTGGACAAACTGGTGGCCGAGATCACCGGGACCTACAAACATCTCATCGACAACTACAAACTCGGCATCCACAACCTGATGGTCCCGATCAGCGCGACCGAACGGTGGAACTTCGGGAAGGTC
Encoded proteins:
- a CDS encoding ABC transporter permease, with the translated sequence MSLSVSLFLAMRAVQRGNRWTFFLTVAIIALVFVNLVFLPSIILGVIDIFDRQSVDYTYGDLVIEPREDDLYIDEVSCLTHRVDRVPGVAGTSPRILVGATIAYRGTSLATSVVGFRPSEEREVTQIASRVVDGEFLSDGDKDQVLLGTLLAGNEDETKDKIDSLGGVQVGDTVTVTFGNGVTRDLRVKGIIETQAVGVDAQAYVTTQEIEEVYGLSDQASQVLVRLTEPGTEAEMKVTLLSYGVQEEVKTFREKAQGFVKDAIGSFDIINAISTLVSLIIAIVVIFIIIFINTVNKRKQIGILKAIGIERQVIITSYVAQVAFIALLGTAVGCALTAALFLYLTANPLVFPGGEVRPVVGAWIIARSILGLFAVSLVAGYVPAWLTTREEILDAIRG
- a CDS encoding COG1361 S-layer family protein; this encodes MSSSRSRCGGSSTDHRIPLLIILAVLCLVFHAAADEPTVIVTNATLTPRVLMPGDEGTITVTLTNTAKEAVRTSSDSSAGPGTETRTETTSTAINAYVESVTLKGEGLQVLNGAYGQVGEVGPGQSVTLTFLVRAPAEEGIYFPEAWVRVQGARSVKFPVPVNVNSAYAVIKRPAITVARTVPDEVVPGESFSLGLVLTNVGGARARDLSVRVSPNDSLVSLTPENYYFESLEPDEKIGLNLSFSTDRKTPTGIQQVPLAVTYRAPDTTETKMNESVGVQVKGRAEMGIASLSTDPPRLAAGDPFTLIIRIENTGTDDANSVRATVDLPYEGNKEAFVGTIEPDNDAPAVFLLRAGEAGDRPYRLTITYQDDRGEHLAEENLSLTVEATDRSGLFVAVVVLVVAAVGVFLWMRRRTREEE
- a CDS encoding phosphatase PAP2 family protein encodes the protein MIGAPPDGTGIVLDTQAYLGWAGPFWTAVSFTGAAAFFLLLLPLIYWCVSPRLGLRLGLLLAISVGINTSAKLLLATPRPYWVSTAVHPLAAHPSFSMPSGHAQNAVPFWGLLAAWTGWKRWAVAGATALVLLTGLSRIVLGVHYPGDVLAGWAVGAVLLVGFLMLERPVSAWTTGAPWPAKIAALLIGAAALVVPAAVAVLCLREPLPAAWIDTATATSGLPAALAIDPYSMTPALFAAGTLFGIGSGAIWTGTDFGVGGRLRVRAARYLLGMALAALIWAALTLPLPFGWVGGVSAWLLDLLRPAALGFWMAGGAPRLFAGFGLLGTEEDRGRR
- a CDS encoding tubulin-like doman-containing protein, giving the protein MKRERETGTALQLPIDLTLCGLGGCGKKLVGEICRQEWFLDYYSRTGRHLSIYTMDTDANERFQDEAMRERVLGIVDSLGGRGNIEYDTLYLPNLANISQVSDLAGLDIAEKIKGSKSEPGTAVWWLNDPSEDGLHFDELRTIDPFVTDDFGGGVHRRRAISKAILYKVINEGQAGGFPMFSTMGTTVLVVGLGGGTGSGMFIDLARYIRGQRGETAQIWLYIVLPTTMEGEKEQLNAAVALTELEYLNQNERLFNYIVLTPLGPTGYKKGEEAREEVHEFDAVFPYIFTNFLHLEKGDINIGDAKKPYASFIIADAHVISYPVEELRRFKEEYEVVVEELEEITASRKHLNQAVGDLLDEAGLTAVLPPTRSDFDYIKKEFGTIEKVWRNEIGRLLDYQTGSAVEFFIENNVPPELRPDMVRTYDDLVAFLARVRTFAQAVKEDELKDDLDRKIFRSLPESFHALETTARLFRRVAAIDDEAMHAALMETLKGREEMAPFVREVDGRRKDVLDEAHLLETALAEKKGDLDRMEARREEIDRTVEHTLSDVDIMLDQFVTLKEKIRVIEGPEKGLQESINRSVEALQKKKVRAVDKEGWLRAAGVAEVQREIAALSHESGERLDDLADLVEAIALYHYYAMRVAQIDAGGIGTRIVGFINKKPARERKKFEALRREKEEFIKANAKYWNLEIDPSFELRFPHDFIVAGLQRRAEELRRKITETLFAQLPLDDPEGVAALFEAGERGTIRAALRDRLTAAALRQEGFTERYAAYEAEYSELSRQTREKQEMVRALEETEEVADRTFPHRREINRHYRTFSDTIVRINEEKAYGKHTRKGLYMTNFGDINPRILSLIHEDSSLWDLDWEDNGRKELDKLVAEITGTYKHLIDNYKLGIHNLMVPISATERWNFGKVGLIVASPSDYIARTIASARVGDLMTREVNETLALRNINDSRLVTHHHTRPWEIALTFVASASFLDNVSPLIAGGGYWEIYEKNRDNILHHVLLMHEGKYITRERLLDLKDAGKLSNLEKKGNNISDAVLDLYTIKGIREALPR